The Ascaphus truei isolate aAscTru1 chromosome 11, aAscTru1.hap1, whole genome shotgun sequence genome includes a window with the following:
- the GLIS2 gene encoding zinc finger protein GLIS2, translated as MLIHIRTHTNERPHCCPTCHKSFSRLENLKIHNRSHTGEKPYMCPYEGCNKRYSNSSDRFKHTRTHYVDKPYYCKMPGCQKRYTDPSSLRKHIKAHGHFISHQQRQLLKIHQPPKLLAAGEGGYSSGTQLIIPNPAAIFGSQSLPIPLAPGPLDLSSLACGGVASALAGLPNPMLTLAGSPLNLAKGSLLSQAYSAAGLGLPLVSLVAGVAGKAESEMRQGAGKGQRFEGRERTEGLKVRVGSMDGLSLLPGGMLDLSPGVGSESLLPGWVVIPPGSVLLKPAVVN; from the exons ATGCTTATCCACATCCGCACTCACACTAACGAGAGGCCGCACTGCTGCCCAACGTGTCACAAGAGCTTCTCGCGCCTGGAGAACCTCAAGATCCACAACCGCTCTCACACGG GCGAAAAGCCCTACATGTGCCCCTACGAGGGCTGCAACAAGCGTTACTCCAACTCGAGCGACCGCTTCAAGCACACGCGCACTCACTACGTGGACAAGCCGTATTACTGCAAGATGCCCGGGTGTCAGAAGCGGTACACTGACCCCAGCTCCCTGCGCAAACACATCAAGGCCCACGGGCATTTCATCTCACACCAACAGCGCCAGCTGCTCAAGATCCACCAACCCCCCAAGCTGCTGGCAGCAGGGGAGGGCGGATACAGCAGTGGCACCCAGCTGATCATCCCTAACCCGGCCGCCATCTTTGGCAGCCAGTCGTTGCCCATCCCGCTGGCCCCGGGGCCCCTGGACCTCAGTTCGCTGGCGTGTGGAGGGGTGGCATCGGCCCTGGCGGGGCTGCCCAACCCAATGCTGACATTGGCAGGCTCTCCGTTGAACCTGGCCAAGGGCTCACTGTTATCCCAGGCCTACTCCGCGGCAGGCCTCGGCCTACCCCTGGTCTCCTTGGTAGCCGGGGTGGCGGGGAAGGCGGAGAGCGAGATGCGTCAGGGGGCCGGCAAAGGCCAGAGGTTCGAGGGCAGAGAGAGGACTGAAGGGTTAAAGGTGAGAGTCGGTTCAATGGACGGTCTGTCTCTGCTGCCCGGTGGCATGTTGGATCTTTCCCCGGGCGTTGGCTCGGAGTCGCTGTTGCCAGGATGGGTGGTCATCCCTCCCGGATCTGTGTTGCTGAAACCAGCCGTTGTCAACTGA